A portion of the Nerophis lumbriciformis linkage group LG37, RoL_Nlum_v2.1, whole genome shotgun sequence genome contains these proteins:
- the znf384a gene encoding zinc finger protein 384a isoform X4 translates to MDDSHFNSSYFWSPVPTVQGQIESAMFLNKTKEQLGTEKPGAPSFPHSSALSPHYPTAVLAMPGSMDAGLRVVTKQEGGNSAVGGGASMSAVGGHMHQSHTSQNVTVVPVPSTGIMTAAGLVITTPQGTLVPTASTQSFVAGPYSATTMFVSALHPSNTDKKGDIADPPVVVMPTAGKRGRKSKQMSRPSAILPPGSDALILAHLAATGQHHSADPYDLSNDEDDQANKDGPKSYRCRMCAVTFFSKSDMQIHAKSHTEAKPHKCPHCSKSFANSSYLAQHIRIHSGAKPYSCTYCQKAFRQLSHLQQHTRIHTGDRPYKCNHPGCEKAFTQLSNLQSHRRQHNKDKPYKCHNCNRGYTDAASLEVHLSTHTVKHAKLFSCGLCNRSYTSETYLMKHMRKHNPDTLTAAAQQTGSGRGRGRGRGRGGGARGGLQANPNNGGQNPGPPGSYLQAAEAVIPCPFDLHQYKTVSASEIQYKPVTVADLPATHKDLCLTVSTSAIQVEHMNS, encoded by the exons aTGGACGATTCCCATTTCAACTCATCATACTTTTGGTCTCCCGTCCCCACTGTACAAGGACAG ATCGAGAGCGCCATGTTCCTGAACAAAACCAAGGAGCAACTCGGCACGGAGAAGCCCGGCGCTCCGTCGTTCCCTCACTCCTCCGCCCTGTCCCCGCACTACCCCACGGCCGTGCTCGCCATGCCCGGCTCCATGGACGCGGGCCTGCGGGTGGTAACCAAACAGGAAGGCGGAAACTCTGCGGTCGGAGGAGGCGCGTCCATGAGTGCTGTCGGAGGACACATGCACCAGTCACACACTTCCCAGAACGTCACTGTTGTGCCCGTTCCCTCCACGGGAATCATGACGGCGG CGGGCCTGGTCATCACGACCCCTCAAGGCACGCTGGTCCCTACTGCCTCCACTCAGTCTTTTGTGGCGGGACCTTATTCTGCCACCACCATGTTCGTGTCTGCGCTGCACCCCTCAAACACAG ACAAGAAGGGCGACATAGCCGATCCCCCTGTGGTTGTCATGCCAACGGCAGGCAAGCGAGGCAGAAAGAGCAAACAAATGAGCAGACCGAGCGCCATCCTCCCGCCAGGAAGTGACGCGTTGATATTAGCACACCTGGCAGCCACTGGACAG CATCATTCAGCCGATCCCTACGACCTGTCCAATGATGAGGACGACCAGGCCAACAAGGACGGCCCCAAGTCTTACAG GTGTCGGATGTGCGCGGTGACGTTCTTCAGCAAGTCCGACATGCAGATCCACGCCAAGTCGCACACCGAGGCCAAGCCCCACAAGTGCCCTCACTGCTCCAAATCCTTCGCCAACTCCAGCTACCTGGCGCAGCACATCCGCATCCACAGCGGCGCCAAGCCCTACAGCTGCACCTACTGCCAGAAAGCGTTCAGGCAGCTCAGCCACCTGCAGCAGCACACACG GATTCACACTGGCGACCGGCCGTACAAGTGCAACCATCCCGGATGTGAGAAAGCTTTCACGCAGCTGTCCAATCTGCAG TCTCACCGTCGGCAGCACAACAAGGACAAGCCGTACAAGTGCCACAACTGTAACCGCGGCTACACGGACGCTGCCAGCCTGGAGGTGCACCTGTCCACGCACACTGTCAAACACGCCAAGCTCTTCTCCTGCGGCCTCTGTAACCGCTCCTACACCTCG GAGACTTACCTCATGAAGCACATGAGGAAGCACAACCCCGACACGCTAACGGCGGCAGCCCAGCAGACGGGAAGCGGCAGGGGCCGAGGCCGCGGCAGAGGGCGAGGAGGGGGAGCCCGAGGGGGCCTACAGGCCAACCCGAACAACGGCGGCCAGAACCCCGGGCCCCCCGGCAGCTACCTGCAGGCGGCGGAAGCCGTGATCCCGTGCCCTTTTGATCTCCACCAGTACAAGACGGTGTCGGCCAGCGAGATCCAGTACAAGCCCGTCACAGTGGCGGACCTTCCAGCGACCCACAAAGACCTCTGCCTCACCGTCTCAACGTCCGCCATCCAAGTGGAGCACATGAACTCGTAG
- the znf384a gene encoding zinc finger protein 384a isoform X1, with amino-acid sequence MDDSHFNSSYFWSPVPTVQGQIESAMFLNKTKEQLGTEKPGAPSFPHSSALSPHYPTAVLAMPGSMDAGLRVVTKQEGGNSAVGGGASMSAVGGHMHQSHTSQNVTVVPVPSTGIMTAAGLVITTPQGTLVPTASTQSFVAGPYSATTMFVSALHPSNTDKKGDIADPPVVVMPTAGKRGRKSKQMSRPSAILPPGSDALILAHLAATGQHHSADPYDLSNDEDDQANKDGPKSYRCRMCAVTFFSKSDMQIHAKSHTEAKPHKCPHCSKSFANSSYLAQHIRIHSGAKPYSCTYCQKAFRQLSHLQQHTRNHTEAKPHKCPHCSKSFANSSYLAQHLRIHSGAKPYSCTYCQNVFRQLSHLQQHARIHTGDRPYKCNHPGCEKAFTQLSNLQSHRRQHNKDKPYKCHNCNRGYTDAASLEVHLSTHTVKHAKLFSCGLCNRSYTSETYLMKHMRKHNPDTLTAAAQQTGSGRGRGRGRGRGGGARGGLQANPNNGGQNPGPPGSYLQAAEAVIPCPFDLHQYKTVSASEIQYKPVTVADLPATHKDLCLTVSTSAIQVEHMNS; translated from the exons aTGGACGATTCCCATTTCAACTCATCATACTTTTGGTCTCCCGTCCCCACTGTACAAGGACAG ATCGAGAGCGCCATGTTCCTGAACAAAACCAAGGAGCAACTCGGCACGGAGAAGCCCGGCGCTCCGTCGTTCCCTCACTCCTCCGCCCTGTCCCCGCACTACCCCACGGCCGTGCTCGCCATGCCCGGCTCCATGGACGCGGGCCTGCGGGTGGTAACCAAACAGGAAGGCGGAAACTCTGCGGTCGGAGGAGGCGCGTCCATGAGTGCTGTCGGAGGACACATGCACCAGTCACACACTTCCCAGAACGTCACTGTTGTGCCCGTTCCCTCCACGGGAATCATGACGGCGG CGGGCCTGGTCATCACGACCCCTCAAGGCACGCTGGTCCCTACTGCCTCCACTCAGTCTTTTGTGGCGGGACCTTATTCTGCCACCACCATGTTCGTGTCTGCGCTGCACCCCTCAAACACAG ACAAGAAGGGCGACATAGCCGATCCCCCTGTGGTTGTCATGCCAACGGCAGGCAAGCGAGGCAGAAAGAGCAAACAAATGAGCAGACCGAGCGCCATCCTCCCGCCAGGAAGTGACGCGTTGATATTAGCACACCTGGCAGCCACTGGACAG CATCATTCAGCCGATCCCTACGACCTGTCCAATGATGAGGACGACCAGGCCAACAAGGACGGCCCCAAGTCTTACAG GTGTCGGATGTGCGCGGTGACGTTCTTCAGCAAGTCCGACATGCAGATCCACGCCAAGTCGCACACCGAGGCCAAGCCCCACAAGTGCCCTCACTGCTCCAAATCCTTCGCCAACTCCAGCTACCTGGCGCAGCACATCCGCATCCACAGCGGCGCCAAGCCCTACAGCTGCACCTACTGCCAGAAAGCGTTCAGGCAGCTCAGCCACCTGCAGCAGCACACACG CAACCACACTGAGGCCAAGCCCCACAAGTGTCCCCACTGCTCCAAGTCCTTTGCCAACTCCAGCTACCTGGCGCAGCACCTCCGAATCCACAGCGGGGCCAAGCCCTACAGCTGCACCTACTGCCAGAACGTTTTCAGGCAGCTCAGCCACCTGCAGCAGCACGCACG GATTCACACTGGCGACCGGCCGTACAAGTGCAACCATCCCGGATGTGAGAAAGCTTTCACGCAGCTGTCCAATCTGCAG TCTCACCGTCGGCAGCACAACAAGGACAAGCCGTACAAGTGCCACAACTGTAACCGCGGCTACACGGACGCTGCCAGCCTGGAGGTGCACCTGTCCACGCACACTGTCAAACACGCCAAGCTCTTCTCCTGCGGCCTCTGTAACCGCTCCTACACCTCG GAGACTTACCTCATGAAGCACATGAGGAAGCACAACCCCGACACGCTAACGGCGGCAGCCCAGCAGACGGGAAGCGGCAGGGGCCGAGGCCGCGGCAGAGGGCGAGGAGGGGGAGCCCGAGGGGGCCTACAGGCCAACCCGAACAACGGCGGCCAGAACCCCGGGCCCCCCGGCAGCTACCTGCAGGCGGCGGAAGCCGTGATCCCGTGCCCTTTTGATCTCCACCAGTACAAGACGGTGTCGGCCAGCGAGATCCAGTACAAGCCCGTCACAGTGGCGGACCTTCCAGCGACCCACAAAGACCTCTGCCTCACCGTCTCAACGTCCGCCATCCAAGTGGAGCACATGAACTCGTAG
- the znf384a gene encoding zinc finger protein 384a isoform X3, whose amino-acid sequence MDDSHFNSSYFWSPVPTVQGQIESAMFLNKTKEQLGTEKPGAPSFPHSSALSPHYPTAVLAMPGSMDAGLRVVTKQEGGNSAVGGGASMSAVGGHMHQSHTSQNVTVVPVPSTGIMTADKKGDIADPPVVVMPTAGKRGRKSKQMSRPSAILPPGSDALILAHLAATGQHHSADPYDLSNDEDDQANKDGPKSYRCRMCAVTFFSKSDMQIHAKSHTEAKPHKCPHCSKSFANSSYLAQHIRIHSGAKPYSCTYCQKAFRQLSHLQQHTRNHTEAKPHKCPHCSKSFANSSYLAQHLRIHSGAKPYSCTYCQNVFRQLSHLQQHARIHTGDRPYKCNHPGCEKAFTQLSNLQSHRRQHNKDKPYKCHNCNRGYTDAASLEVHLSTHTVKHAKLFSCGLCNRSYTSETYLMKHMRKHNPDTLTAAAQQTGSGRGRGRGRGRGGGARGGLQANPNNGGQNPGPPGSYLQAAEAVIPCPFDLHQYKTVSASEIQYKPVTVADLPATHKDLCLTVSTSAIQVEHMNS is encoded by the exons aTGGACGATTCCCATTTCAACTCATCATACTTTTGGTCTCCCGTCCCCACTGTACAAGGACAG ATCGAGAGCGCCATGTTCCTGAACAAAACCAAGGAGCAACTCGGCACGGAGAAGCCCGGCGCTCCGTCGTTCCCTCACTCCTCCGCCCTGTCCCCGCACTACCCCACGGCCGTGCTCGCCATGCCCGGCTCCATGGACGCGGGCCTGCGGGTGGTAACCAAACAGGAAGGCGGAAACTCTGCGGTCGGAGGAGGCGCGTCCATGAGTGCTGTCGGAGGACACATGCACCAGTCACACACTTCCCAGAACGTCACTGTTGTGCCCGTTCCCTCCACGGGAATCATGACGGCGG ACAAGAAGGGCGACATAGCCGATCCCCCTGTGGTTGTCATGCCAACGGCAGGCAAGCGAGGCAGAAAGAGCAAACAAATGAGCAGACCGAGCGCCATCCTCCCGCCAGGAAGTGACGCGTTGATATTAGCACACCTGGCAGCCACTGGACAG CATCATTCAGCCGATCCCTACGACCTGTCCAATGATGAGGACGACCAGGCCAACAAGGACGGCCCCAAGTCTTACAG GTGTCGGATGTGCGCGGTGACGTTCTTCAGCAAGTCCGACATGCAGATCCACGCCAAGTCGCACACCGAGGCCAAGCCCCACAAGTGCCCTCACTGCTCCAAATCCTTCGCCAACTCCAGCTACCTGGCGCAGCACATCCGCATCCACAGCGGCGCCAAGCCCTACAGCTGCACCTACTGCCAGAAAGCGTTCAGGCAGCTCAGCCACCTGCAGCAGCACACACG CAACCACACTGAGGCCAAGCCCCACAAGTGTCCCCACTGCTCCAAGTCCTTTGCCAACTCCAGCTACCTGGCGCAGCACCTCCGAATCCACAGCGGGGCCAAGCCCTACAGCTGCACCTACTGCCAGAACGTTTTCAGGCAGCTCAGCCACCTGCAGCAGCACGCACG GATTCACACTGGCGACCGGCCGTACAAGTGCAACCATCCCGGATGTGAGAAAGCTTTCACGCAGCTGTCCAATCTGCAG TCTCACCGTCGGCAGCACAACAAGGACAAGCCGTACAAGTGCCACAACTGTAACCGCGGCTACACGGACGCTGCCAGCCTGGAGGTGCACCTGTCCACGCACACTGTCAAACACGCCAAGCTCTTCTCCTGCGGCCTCTGTAACCGCTCCTACACCTCG GAGACTTACCTCATGAAGCACATGAGGAAGCACAACCCCGACACGCTAACGGCGGCAGCCCAGCAGACGGGAAGCGGCAGGGGCCGAGGCCGCGGCAGAGGGCGAGGAGGGGGAGCCCGAGGGGGCCTACAGGCCAACCCGAACAACGGCGGCCAGAACCCCGGGCCCCCCGGCAGCTACCTGCAGGCGGCGGAAGCCGTGATCCCGTGCCCTTTTGATCTCCACCAGTACAAGACGGTGTCGGCCAGCGAGATCCAGTACAAGCCCGTCACAGTGGCGGACCTTCCAGCGACCCACAAAGACCTCTGCCTCACCGTCTCAACGTCCGCCATCCAAGTGGAGCACATGAACTCGTAG
- the znf384a gene encoding zinc finger protein 384a isoform X2 has protein sequence MFLNKTKEQLGTEKPGAPSFPHSSALSPHYPTAVLAMPGSMDAGLRVVTKQEGGNSAVGGGASMSAVGGHMHQSHTSQNVTVVPVPSTGIMTAAGLVITTPQGTLVPTASTQSFVAGPYSATTMFVSALHPSNTDKKGDIADPPVVVMPTAGKRGRKSKQMSRPSAILPPGSDALILAHLAATGQHHSADPYDLSNDEDDQANKDGPKSYRCRMCAVTFFSKSDMQIHAKSHTEAKPHKCPHCSKSFANSSYLAQHIRIHSGAKPYSCTYCQKAFRQLSHLQQHTRNHTEAKPHKCPHCSKSFANSSYLAQHLRIHSGAKPYSCTYCQNVFRQLSHLQQHARIHTGDRPYKCNHPGCEKAFTQLSNLQSHRRQHNKDKPYKCHNCNRGYTDAASLEVHLSTHTVKHAKLFSCGLCNRSYTSETYLMKHMRKHNPDTLTAAAQQTGSGRGRGRGRGRGGGARGGLQANPNNGGQNPGPPGSYLQAAEAVIPCPFDLHQYKTVSASEIQYKPVTVADLPATHKDLCLTVSTSAIQVEHMNS, from the exons ATGTTCCTGAACAAAACCAAGGAGCAACTCGGCACGGAGAAGCCCGGCGCTCCGTCGTTCCCTCACTCCTCCGCCCTGTCCCCGCACTACCCCACGGCCGTGCTCGCCATGCCCGGCTCCATGGACGCGGGCCTGCGGGTGGTAACCAAACAGGAAGGCGGAAACTCTGCGGTCGGAGGAGGCGCGTCCATGAGTGCTGTCGGAGGACACATGCACCAGTCACACACTTCCCAGAACGTCACTGTTGTGCCCGTTCCCTCCACGGGAATCATGACGGCGG CGGGCCTGGTCATCACGACCCCTCAAGGCACGCTGGTCCCTACTGCCTCCACTCAGTCTTTTGTGGCGGGACCTTATTCTGCCACCACCATGTTCGTGTCTGCGCTGCACCCCTCAAACACAG ACAAGAAGGGCGACATAGCCGATCCCCCTGTGGTTGTCATGCCAACGGCAGGCAAGCGAGGCAGAAAGAGCAAACAAATGAGCAGACCGAGCGCCATCCTCCCGCCAGGAAGTGACGCGTTGATATTAGCACACCTGGCAGCCACTGGACAG CATCATTCAGCCGATCCCTACGACCTGTCCAATGATGAGGACGACCAGGCCAACAAGGACGGCCCCAAGTCTTACAG GTGTCGGATGTGCGCGGTGACGTTCTTCAGCAAGTCCGACATGCAGATCCACGCCAAGTCGCACACCGAGGCCAAGCCCCACAAGTGCCCTCACTGCTCCAAATCCTTCGCCAACTCCAGCTACCTGGCGCAGCACATCCGCATCCACAGCGGCGCCAAGCCCTACAGCTGCACCTACTGCCAGAAAGCGTTCAGGCAGCTCAGCCACCTGCAGCAGCACACACG CAACCACACTGAGGCCAAGCCCCACAAGTGTCCCCACTGCTCCAAGTCCTTTGCCAACTCCAGCTACCTGGCGCAGCACCTCCGAATCCACAGCGGGGCCAAGCCCTACAGCTGCACCTACTGCCAGAACGTTTTCAGGCAGCTCAGCCACCTGCAGCAGCACGCACG GATTCACACTGGCGACCGGCCGTACAAGTGCAACCATCCCGGATGTGAGAAAGCTTTCACGCAGCTGTCCAATCTGCAG TCTCACCGTCGGCAGCACAACAAGGACAAGCCGTACAAGTGCCACAACTGTAACCGCGGCTACACGGACGCTGCCAGCCTGGAGGTGCACCTGTCCACGCACACTGTCAAACACGCCAAGCTCTTCTCCTGCGGCCTCTGTAACCGCTCCTACACCTCG GAGACTTACCTCATGAAGCACATGAGGAAGCACAACCCCGACACGCTAACGGCGGCAGCCCAGCAGACGGGAAGCGGCAGGGGCCGAGGCCGCGGCAGAGGGCGAGGAGGGGGAGCCCGAGGGGGCCTACAGGCCAACCCGAACAACGGCGGCCAGAACCCCGGGCCCCCCGGCAGCTACCTGCAGGCGGCGGAAGCCGTGATCCCGTGCCCTTTTGATCTCCACCAGTACAAGACGGTGTCGGCCAGCGAGATCCAGTACAAGCCCGTCACAGTGGCGGACCTTCCAGCGACCCACAAAGACCTCTGCCTCACCGTCTCAACGTCCGCCATCCAAGTGGAGCACATGAACTCGTAG